In Nitrosophilus labii, the following proteins share a genomic window:
- a CDS encoding malate dehydrogenase: protein MVGRMVGRRVGIIGAGAVGATAAYSLAFTGTCHEILLYDIVPEVAIGKAIDISQSTNYSPRGTVVRGVVKPEEVKDCDVVVITAGVPRKKDMTRMQLLDINAKIVKEVAQNIKKYSPNAIVLVVSNPLDVMTYVAFRVLGWERNRVIGMGGALDRARMAYQIYQKIGFGMSQVRPMVIGNHGEDMIPYPEITSIAGVPLPQLLSEEDMEDIIQKTKQGGAEIVKYLKTSAFYAPGRAVSVMVEAILSDEEKVIPSCVYLDGEYGHKDVTIGVPCVIGAKGVNKIIEIELEPKIKEKFDKAVQSVKSAIVMLEDSGFFESL from the coding sequence ATGGTAGGAAGAATGGTAGGAAGAAGAGTTGGGATTATAGGAGCGGGAGCAGTTGGGGCAACTGCTGCTTATTCACTTGCGTTTACGGGTACTTGTCATGAGATACTTTTATATGATATTGTTCCAGAGGTTGCTATAGGAAAAGCGATAGATATAAGCCAATCTACAAACTACTCTCCAAGAGGAACAGTTGTTAGAGGCGTAGTAAAACCTGAAGAAGTTAAAGATTGTGATGTGGTTGTTATTACTGCAGGAGTTCCAAGAAAAAAAGATATGACAAGGATGCAGTTACTTGATATAAATGCAAAGATTGTAAAAGAGGTAGCGCAAAATATAAAGAAGTATTCTCCAAATGCTATAGTTTTAGTAGTTTCAAATCCTTTAGATGTTATGACTTATGTGGCGTTTAGAGTTTTAGGATGGGAGAGAAATAGAGTAATTGGTATGGGTGGAGCATTAGATAGAGCAAGAATGGCTTATCAAATATATCAAAAGATAGGTTTTGGTATGAGTCAAGTTAGACCTATGGTAATAGGTAACCATGGTGAAGATATGATACCGTATCCAGAAATAACAAGTATAGCCGGCGTTCCTTTGCCACAACTTTTAAGTGAAGAGGATATGGAAGATATTATCCAAAAGACAAAACAAGGGGGAGCAGAGATTGTAAAATATCTAAAAACTTCAGCATTTTACGCACCGGGAAGAGCAGTTTCAGTTATGGTTGAAGCGATTTTAAGTGATGAGGAGAAAGTAATTCCAAGTTGTGTCTATTTAGATGGTGAGTATGGACATAAAGATGTTACAATTGGCGTACCATGCGTCATCGGCGCTAAAGGGGTTAATAAAATTATTGAGATAGAACTCGAGCCAAAAATAAAAGAGAAATTTGATAAAGCTGTTCAAAGCGTTAAAAGTGCAATTGTAATGTTAGAAGATAGCGGATTTTTTGAAAGTCTATAA
- a CDS encoding FAD-binding protein — MALTIIALMKQVPVPSEMRMGEDGLMDRTKAKSMINKDCQFALEAGLQLKKENPEAKLIVCSMGPPAFEQSLKKALAMGYDEAYLLSDRKLAGSDTYATGLALATLIKHLGYGKGANEDFIIVAGRQTSDGDTAHVPSQVAENLVVPQATFIESTHLKDNKIEAKRIIEGGYQILEVPIPCVLSFTPTGIPPRRPSLAGTIKAREKEINILNIADIGLSEEKVGLSGSPTIVAKVVDIKSERAPAKIVSGHNEKEVVDEFIKKFKEGKNVLEKEEKKKKEQKIDESLKVVDFRNGARGILTWAEVANGKIARSSLELLTPAKSLAKELGEDTKVITVLIGKDVKPLAKELISYGSDEVIVVEDDRLKEYQILPFAEIFYQIIKEKNPEIALFAATTAGRELAPRIGVKTDSGVTADCTELKIGKHIYRDKKTKEKFVYAPLLESIRPTFGESKLATILGFTCPQISTARAGTFPVPQKVEKREGKISEFKPKLSDELFVTKIVKTVRGEGGLQSLFEADIIVSGGRGTSSDRMELVKELDKILKEKGIKSEWAASRVMVDEGVAEYARQIGQTGKTVRPKVYIAVGISGAIQHLAGMKESETIIAINHNPKEPIFRNSDFGIVGEYEDILPELIDRVKKGEFTFGLKA; from the coding sequence ATGGCATTAACAATCATCGCTTTAATGAAACAAGTACCCGTTCCCTCTGAGATGAGAATGGGTGAAGATGGTTTGATGGATAGAACAAAAGCAAAATCGATGATAAACAAAGATTGTCAATTTGCTTTAGAAGCTGGACTTCAGCTAAAAAAGGAGAATCCAGAAGCAAAACTTATAGTTTGTTCTATGGGACCTCCTGCATTTGAACAGTCATTAAAAAAAGCTTTGGCAATGGGTTATGATGAAGCCTATCTTTTGAGTGATAGAAAACTTGCAGGCTCTGATACATATGCAACAGGACTTGCTTTAGCAACACTTATTAAACATTTGGGTTATGGAAAAGGGGCTAACGAAGATTTTATTATTGTTGCAGGAAGACAAACAAGCGATGGGGATACGGCTCATGTACCATCTCAAGTTGCGGAAAATTTAGTTGTCCCACAAGCTACATTTATTGAAAGTACTCATTTAAAAGATAATAAAATAGAGGCAAAAAGAATAATTGAGGGTGGCTATCAGATATTGGAAGTGCCAATTCCATGTGTTTTAAGCTTTACACCAACAGGTATTCCTCCAAGAAGACCATCACTTGCAGGAACTATAAAAGCAAGAGAAAAAGAGATAAATATTTTAAATATAGCTGATATTGGACTTAGTGAAGAGAAAGTTGGATTAAGTGGCAGTCCTACAATTGTTGCAAAAGTTGTGGATATTAAAAGTGAAAGAGCTCCTGCAAAAATAGTAAGTGGTCATAATGAAAAAGAGGTGGTTGATGAGTTTATCAAGAAGTTTAAAGAAGGAAAAAATGTTTTAGAAAAAGAGGAAAAAAAGAAAAAAGAGCAAAAAATTGACGAGAGTTTAAAGGTAGTTGATTTTAGAAATGGTGCAAGAGGAATTCTTACTTGGGCTGAAGTTGCAAATGGCAAAATTGCAAGAAGCTCATTAGAGCTTTTAACTCCTGCAAAAAGCTTAGCTAAAGAGTTGGGTGAAGATACAAAAGTAATAACTGTTTTAATAGGAAAAGATGTAAAACCTTTGGCAAAAGAACTAATTAGTTATGGAAGCGATGAAGTAATAGTTGTAGAAGATGATAGGTTAAAGGAGTATCAGATTTTACCATTTGCAGAGATTTTTTACCAAATAATCAAAGAAAAAAATCCAGAAATTGCTCTATTTGCTGCTACTACTGCAGGGCGAGAGCTTGCTCCAAGAATAGGGGTAAAAACAGATTCTGGAGTTACTGCTGATTGTACAGAGCTTAAAATTGGAAAACATATCTATAGAGATAAAAAGACAAAAGAGAAATTTGTTTATGCTCCATTACTTGAGTCTATTAGACCAACTTTTGGAGAATCTAAGCTTGCAACTATCTTAGGTTTTACCTGTCCTCAAATCTCTACTGCAAGAGCGGGAACATTTCCTGTTCCACAAAAGGTTGAAAAAAGAGAAGGAAAAATTAGTGAGTTTAAACCAAAATTAAGTGATGAGCTTTTTGTTACAAAAATTGTAAAAACTGTAAGAGGAGAAGGAGGACTACAAAGTCTATTTGAAGCAGATATTATAGTATCAGGTGGAAGAGGAACAAGTAGTGATAGAATGGAGCTTGTAAAAGAGTTAGATAAGATTTTAAAAGAAAAAGGGATAAAATCTGAATGGGCTGCAAGTAGGGTAATGGTTGATGAAGGTGTTGCAGAGTATGCAAGGCAGATTGGCCAAACTGGAAAGACAGTTAGACCTAAAGTTTATATTGCCGTAGGTATTAGTGGAGCGATTCAGCATTTAGCCGGTATGAAAGAGAGTGAGACAATAATTGCTATAAATCATAACCCAAAAGAGCCTATTTTTAGAAACTCTGATTTTGGAATAGTTGGAGAGTATGAAGATATTTTGCCTGAACTCATTGATAGAGTAAAAAAAGGTGAATTTACATTTGGATTAAAAGCTTAA
- a CDS encoding electron transfer flavoprotein-ubiquinone oxidoreductase → MSETIHTDILIVGAGPAGLSAAISAANQMKKNGDKLKIMVIEKGKNVGSHILSGAVIKPETLKSLLSEEEFNNLPFDSKVDIDTVMKLEDDGSVKKLPFHPPYMSNEGNFIASLGEICRYLAKIAEDKGVEIYPGFSADELIYENCKVVGAKMKDTGIDHNGKRMENFVEGTIVKAKVTILAEGTRGSLAKKAIKRLRLDKKSRPQIYSLGVKELWSVPEGRIKPGEIYHTFGYPLKDGVEFGGGFIYGLTENRVALGLVVGLDYEDPTTDIHALMQIWKTHPEVKKFIEGGKILEFGAKTLPEGGWNSIPRYYDYNLLIVGDSAGFLTTARLKGVHLAVESGNIAGRVAADAISLGDTSIDRLKVYEREVNSSLIYEELYPTRNFRAVMKRGMLFGGFQMGIQLLTQGASVFVPELEPDSETTKSLKEFKGESFKDRFKEKLEFDGNLTFDKVTDVYYSKTEHDEMQPCHLKVNDKERFKRLNIKEYGAPCVHFCPAEVYELHIDREGKEEVRFHPENCVHCKTCDIKSVNEEIIWSVPYGGDGPDYNYM, encoded by the coding sequence ATGAGCGAGACTATACATACCGATATTCTCATTGTTGGAGCGGGACCGGCTGGGCTTAGTGCTGCTATATCGGCGGCAAATCAGATGAAAAAAAATGGTGATAAGTTAAAAATAATGGTTATAGAAAAAGGGAAAAATGTTGGCTCGCATATACTCTCAGGAGCTGTGATAAAACCGGAAACTTTAAAATCACTACTCAGTGAAGAAGAATTTAACAATCTTCCATTTGATAGTAAAGTTGATATAGATACTGTTATGAAATTGGAAGATGATGGAAGTGTAAAAAAACTCCCTTTTCATCCCCCATATATGTCAAATGAAGGTAACTTCATAGCTTCACTTGGAGAGATTTGTAGATATTTAGCAAAAATAGCTGAAGATAAAGGAGTTGAGATTTATCCGGGTTTTAGCGCTGATGAGCTTATTTATGAAAATTGCAAAGTGGTGGGCGCTAAAATGAAAGACACAGGTATTGATCATAACGGCAAAAGAATGGAAAATTTTGTAGAGGGTACAATAGTTAAAGCAAAAGTTACAATTTTAGCAGAGGGAACAAGGGGAAGTTTAGCCAAAAAAGCGATAAAAAGATTAAGACTTGATAAAAAAAGCAGACCTCAAATATACTCTTTGGGTGTTAAGGAGTTATGGAGTGTACCAGAAGGTAGAATAAAACCGGGAGAGATTTATCACACCTTTGGATATCCTTTAAAAGATGGAGTTGAATTTGGAGGAGGATTTATCTATGGACTAACTGAAAATAGAGTTGCTTTAGGACTTGTAGTTGGACTTGATTATGAAGATCCAACGACAGATATCCATGCACTAATGCAGATATGGAAAACTCATCCAGAAGTAAAAAAATTTATAGAGGGTGGAAAAATTTTGGAGTTTGGCGCAAAAACACTTCCTGAGGGTGGATGGAACTCAATCCCAAGATATTATGATTATAATCTTTTAATAGTTGGTGATAGTGCTGGATTCTTAACTACTGCAAGGTTAAAAGGGGTGCATTTGGCAGTTGAGTCAGGAAATATTGCAGGCAGAGTTGCTGCAGATGCTATCTCTTTAGGCGATACCTCAATTGATAGATTAAAAGTGTATGAAAGAGAGGTTAATAGCTCTTTAATTTATGAGGAGCTATATCCTACAAGAAATTTTAGAGCAGTTATGAAAAGAGGGATGTTATTTGGTGGATTTCAGATGGGAATACAGCTTTTGACTCAAGGAGCAAGCGTATTTGTTCCAGAACTTGAGCCTGATAGTGAAACAACAAAAAGTTTAAAAGAGTTTAAAGGGGAGTCTTTTAAAGATAGATTCAAAGAGAAACTTGAATTTGATGGAAATTTAACTTTTGATAAAGTAACAGACGTTTATTACTCAAAAACTGAGCATGATGAGATGCAGCCTTGCCATCTGAAAGTAAATGATAAAGAGCGTTTTAAAAGATTAAATATAAAAGAGTATGGAGCGCCATGTGTTCACTTTTGTCCAGCGGAAGTATATGAGCTTCATATCGATAGAGAGGGAAAGGAAGAGGTAAGGTTTCATCCAGAAAACTGTGTTCATTGCAAAACATGCGATATAAAATCTGTAAATGAAGAGATAATATGGAGTGTGCCTTATGGAGGAGATGGACCAGATTATAACTATATGTAA
- a CDS encoding endonuclease MutS2: MELVKALDLVDFINEFKSFLAREKPLFIEGDINLHFNFINELKKYEFKAPVSVKTLDTEILHIKKQGVLRLEEIFEFVKIFRYFLYLKRVKFEGKIKEFIDSINIPEEIKEVEGYFDEKGELRVSIDDRLESLQMALKQNKEQIRQKLQALLNSNKLQGYLVDRQIHYVNEEETLLVRGGFNHVLKGTVVGRSSGGFFYVAPEAITKLKEKEAAIISQIEEVRLEWAKKISTVFLRWIKFIEYINRAFDRFDHYQARVNFAKAKNLFFILPKNDDKIVLKDFIHPAIANPKPISVDFSKKVLIITGVNAGGKTMLLKSILAATYLAKYLLPMKLDPKSSRIGRFKEIIPIIEDPQNVKNDISTFAGRMLEFSRLFQKREALVGVDEIELGTDSDEAATLFKVILEELMKRDIKIAITTHHKRLASLMAAYDEVELVAAIYDEEKGAPTYEFLQGIIGKSYAFETAKRYGIPLNIVKRAIEEYGEDQAKLSELIERGSELERELRKKNSKLQEEIERVEFLRRTLEDERHSLFTQLKEEKERLSRIFQEAISDAKSAIKAKDTKDAHRLLNKAHQKAKEAKIKEKKISEDIKVGDSVKYRKNRGVVLSLKAKEAYVDFDGIKMRVPLNELKRINPVKKKTQAPKVSVSKPKKLSVKLDLHGLRVDEALEKTDKFLSDSLLAGFDEVLIYHGVGSGKLARAVREFLKNHPRVKSFSDAPPSMGGFGATVVEL; this comes from the coding sequence TTGGAGTTAGTAAAAGCGTTAGATTTAGTCGATTTTATAAATGAGTTTAAATCTTTTTTAGCTAGAGAAAAGCCTCTATTTATAGAAGGGGATATAAACCTTCATTTTAATTTTATTAATGAGCTAAAAAAGTATGAGTTTAAAGCTCCCGTTAGCGTTAAAACTCTAGATACTGAGATTTTGCATATAAAAAAACAGGGAGTCTTGAGACTCGAAGAGATTTTTGAGTTTGTTAAGATTTTTAGATATTTTTTATATCTAAAAAGAGTTAAGTTCGAAGGAAAGATAAAAGAGTTTATAGACTCTATCAATATACCCGAGGAGATAAAAGAGGTCGAGGGTTACTTTGACGAAAAAGGCGAATTAAGAGTCAGTATAGACGATAGATTAGAATCTTTGCAGATGGCTCTAAAACAGAACAAAGAGCAGATTCGTCAAAAACTTCAAGCTCTTCTTAACTCAAACAAACTACAAGGCTATCTTGTTGATAGGCAGATTCACTACGTCAACGAAGAGGAGACACTGCTTGTAAGAGGTGGATTCAATCATGTTTTAAAAGGGACGGTCGTAGGAAGAAGCAGTGGAGGTTTTTTTTACGTAGCACCAGAAGCCATAACCAAATTAAAAGAGAAAGAAGCCGCTATAATTAGTCAGATAGAAGAGGTTAGACTAGAGTGGGCAAAGAAGATCAGTACCGTTTTTTTAAGATGGATAAAATTTATAGAGTATATTAACAGAGCTTTTGATAGGTTTGATCATTATCAAGCAAGAGTCAATTTTGCTAAAGCCAAAAATCTTTTTTTCATTTTGCCAAAAAACGACGATAAAATAGTTTTAAAAGATTTTATCCATCCAGCCATTGCCAATCCAAAGCCTATAAGCGTAGATTTTAGTAAAAAGGTTTTGATTATTACCGGAGTAAATGCCGGTGGGAAAACTATGCTTTTAAAATCTATCTTAGCCGCGACATATTTGGCAAAATATCTTTTGCCGATGAAACTTGATCCTAAAAGTTCTAGAATAGGAAGATTTAAAGAGATAATCCCTATCATAGAAGATCCCCAAAACGTCAAAAACGATATCTCTACGTTTGCTGGAAGGATGCTTGAGTTTAGCAGGCTTTTTCAAAAAAGAGAGGCTCTTGTAGGAGTGGATGAGATAGAGTTGGGAACGGATAGCGACGAGGCCGCTACTCTTTTTAAGGTTATTTTAGAAGAGCTGATGAAAAGAGATATCAAGATAGCTATCACCACGCATCATAAAAGATTGGCTTCTTTAATGGCAGCTTATGATGAAGTGGAACTAGTAGCGGCAATTTACGATGAGGAAAAAGGTGCGCCAACTTATGAGTTCTTACAAGGAATCATAGGAAAAAGTTACGCTTTTGAGACCGCAAAAAGATATGGCATACCGTTAAATATCGTCAAAAGAGCTATAGAAGAGTACGGTGAAGATCAAGCAAAACTGAGTGAGCTGATTGAGAGAGGAAGCGAACTAGAAAGAGAGCTTAGAAAGAAAAACTCTAAACTGCAAGAAGAGATTGAGAGAGTCGAGTTTTTGAGAAGAACGCTAGAAGATGAGAGACACTCTCTATTTACTCAATTAAAAGAAGAAAAAGAGAGACTTTCTCGTATTTTTCAAGAGGCTATAAGCGATGCAAAGTCTGCTATCAAGGCCAAAGATACTAAAGATGCCCACAGGCTTTTAAACAAGGCTCACCAAAAAGCTAAAGAGGCTAAAATCAAAGAGAAAAAGATAAGTGAAGATATAAAAGTGGGCGATAGCGTAAAATATAGAAAAAACAGAGGAGTCGTTTTAAGTCTAAAAGCTAAAGAGGCTTATGTGGATTTTGACGGGATAAAGATGAGAGTTCCTTTAAACGAGTTAAAGAGAATAAATCCTGTTAAAAAGAAAACTCAGGCTCCAAAAGTTAGCGTAAGTAAGCCTAAGAAATTATCGGTTAAACTAGATTTGCACGGGCTTAGAGTAGACGAAGCGTTGGAAAAAACCGATAAATTTTTATCAGATTCTCTCTTGGCCGGTTTTGACGAAGTTTTGATCTATCATGGGGTAGGAAGTGGAAAGTTGGCACGCGCCGTTAGAGAGTTTTTAAAAAATCATCCAAGAGTAAAGTCATTTAGCGATGCTCCTCCAAGTATGGGAGGTTTTGGAGCAACTGTTGTTGAATTGTAG